In Mammaliicoccus sp. Marseille-Q6498, the genomic stretch TAATTTTTTCACTTTCTATTCTCTCCAATCTAATTCTTCAATTCATTTAATAAATTACTATAGTTTTCTTTAGCATTTTCCGTACTGAACTTATTACTTAATCTAACATCATTAAAACCATGGCTGCTAATATACTCCATAGCATTAGCCAACTCCTCGATGTTATTTTTATCAACCAATATACCATTTTTATAATTATCTATTAATTCACTAGGACCATATTTAATATTATAAGAAATAGTTGGACAGCCGTTATTAATACTCTCCATAATAGTCAATGCAAAACCTTCAAATTCACTTGTGAGTAAAGAAGCTTTTGACTTAGAAAATACCTCTTTTGGATTATTTGTATATCCTTTAAAGATAACAGAATCTTTTAAATCAAGGTCATTCACAAGTCTTAAGAGTTTATCCATTTCTCCATCAACATCTTGACCATAAATCACTAATTGAGTTTTAAATCCTTTTTGTAAATATATGTTAAAAGCTTTTATCAAATGATCAATTTGCTTTTCTTTTGAAATTCTCCCTATATAGCAAAATTGATCCAACTTATCTTCTTGTTCATTAGCATGTTCATTTAGAGATTTAACAAAATGTGGTATAACCTCTATTTGTTCGCTACCTAGATCAAAGTCTTTTTGTATATCTTTTTTTTGATAATCTGTTAAAACAATATATTTATCAATAATGTCTCCACTTTGTAACGCAAGTTTATATGAACCTCTAATTTTCTCACCACTAGAATGCGTGCTATGAAATACGAGTACCCTGCGAACTGACTTTATACATTCAATAAGTGGCTTATCTAATAATCTCGCATCATTAAATATAATATCACTGTCTTCAAAGACATTGTCAAAATAATAGTGATACATATCTTTTTCGGTCTTAAAGTATTTGTATGGCTTACCCTTTTTATAAAAAATAATTAAAGTAAGTTTATTATCTGAAAAATATTTTTTTAAGTATATTTTCCCAGTAATATCGTAGTATTCTTCATATAACTTTCCAAATGAAGTTGGAGAAAAATTAATAATGCGATGTAGTCTACCACGGATATTATATTCTCTTCTTTCTAATTTTTTCTTAGAAATAGGTGACATAAAGTCTTCAAAATTTAATACTTCTGTATTTTTATAATATTGTCGATAAAGAACATATTCACCATCCACATAAAATCTTTTCACATTTTTATTTTTCTTTGTATCATAATAACTATAAGGAACTTTTGGTTCCTTAATAGACTTATTATAAAATCTATCTTTAGTATTCGGCTCCAAATGTTTATTACCTGATAACCAATTATAAATATTATATATTTTCACATTTTCCGAAATAATACCGCGTTCTTTAAAGCTTTCATAAACAGATAAATAATTAGGGTTATAATTAGTAGTATGAATAACTGAATATTCATTTAAAGACTCTTCAAAAAACTTGATTCTGTTCAATAGTGCTTTAGTTCTTCCGCCGTGAACCAAAGGCAATGTCGAAGTGATATTACGAATCATAAAAATCCCTCATTTAAATTTATTTATATATATTATAACAAATTATTCAACTTATGTATTTGTATATGTGAATTGCTATATTTATTATTCATAACGTGATCTTAATTTAAAATTTTTACTTTTTAATAACGATATATCCTAAAGTATATATCCTTTAAAATAACTAATAAACATTTTTAAATCAATTCATCAAATTAATTATAAAAAAATAGTGAAGAAATCTACATTTATAGATTTCTTCACTACAAATTTTAATATTTTACTGTAATCACTATATGTTGTTGTTTATCTATTCAATTCTAAATTTCTTCGTAAACGCTTCTATCACTTCATTTAAATTCTCTACTTTTAAAGAAAAATAAAGTTTCATTTTAGGCTCAGTTCCTGATGGTCTTACAGCTATAAATCCTTCTTCGAAAATAAATTTAATTAATTCTGTTTTAGGTAATTTCAGCTTTTCTTGTTTACCAGTTTTTACTTTTGTCTTTTCTTGTTTTATATAATTTTCAATATACAATGGCGTTAAGGGTTGAAGATCAATAGTTGATAGATTATTAAACTCAGTCATAATTTTATTTATTTTCTCTCTACCTGTAACACCTTGAAATGTAGGTGATAAAGTTCTATCTTGGTATGTACCTAATTCTTGATAAATTCCATTTAGTTCACTTTGGAATGTTTTACTTTCATTAAAGAGCTTTTCTTTATATTTTATAAGTAAACAAGCAGTCTGAATCGCATCTTTATCTCGAGAAAAATCTTCTAACAAGTACCCATGACTTTCTTCAAAAGCTAGTACTAATTGTGAGTCGGTCTTATTCATGTCTTTAAGTTGTTCAGAAATATATTTAAATCCAGTAAGTACGTTAACAACCTCTATATTCAAAGAATGTGCAAGCTGTTCACTCAAAGCACCAGTCACTACAGATTTAATCATATATTTCTTTTTTGTACTCGTTAATTCATCATTTCTTAATTTAAGTAATAGTAGACCAATTTCATTGCCATTAAAATATCTTGTCGATCCATCTTCATATCTTTCAACTATGCCTAATCTATCTGCATCTGGATCAGTTGCTATTATAAGATTTGCAGATACTTTGTCGGCTAATTTTTTCCCTAATTCAAAAGTATCCTCTAATTCTGGATTTGCGATTTCCACAGTTGGAAAGTTACCGTCTGGCATTGATTGTAATGCTTCTACAACATAATTAGAATAAGATAAATCATTTAAAATATTAGATATTAATGGCAGACTCGTGCCATGTAAACTTGTTAAAATAGTTTTTGAATGATTCGTTTCAAATTGCCCCACTAATTCAGCAACTGATTTTTTGTATGAATATGTAACATCATTATCAAATGAAATGATGTATCCTTCTTTTACAAGTTGATTAAATTCTTTCGATTCAATATTTAAAGGATCTTTTATATTTTCAATATATTCACTGAGTTCTAATGATGGTGCTGTTAATAGTTGACCACCATCTGAACCATATACTTTTATTCCATTATAATTTTTAGGGTTATGACTTGCTGTAATCATAATACCTGCTGTTGTATTTAAATATCTAACAGCAAACGATAACTCAGGAGTAGATTTAAATTCTTCTGGTAAGATTACTTTTATTCCATTTGTACCTAACACCTTAGCTATCTCTATAGCAAATGCTTTCGATAAATGTCTTGTGTCAAAATGTATGACAATAGTTGGATTATCAGAAATATTTTTTAAATAATTAGCAAGACCTAATGCAAATCTTTGAATGGTAAACTTATTTAATCTGCCTGGACCTATTCCAAATGTACTTCTAATACCTGCCGTTCCAAATGACAGAGAATCTTGAAATCCTTCATTTATTTCTTCTTCAGTTTGCTCTTTATAAAAAGATTCTACCAAACTGTCAGAAATTCTATTCTCCCATAATGCTTTCAAGTCACTATCCCCTTTAACTAAATTTCTAATGATTGAATATATTTTTTAATTTCTTCTTTCATTTCTG encodes the following:
- a CDS encoding glycosyltransferase — protein: MIRNITSTLPLVHGGRTKALLNRIKFFEESLNEYSVIHTTNYNPNYLSVYESFKERGIISENVKIYNIYNWLSGNKHLEPNTKDRFYNKSIKEPKVPYSYYDTKKNKNVKRFYVDGEYVLYRQYYKNTEVLNFEDFMSPISKKKLERREYNIRGRLHRIINFSPTSFGKLYEEYYDITGKIYLKKYFSDNKLTLIIFYKKGKPYKYFKTEKDMYHYYFDNVFEDSDIIFNDARLLDKPLIECIKSVRRVLVFHSTHSSGEKIRGSYKLALQSGDIIDKYIVLTDYQKKDIQKDFDLGSEQIEVIPHFVKSLNEHANEQEDKLDQFCYIGRISKEKQIDHLIKAFNIYLQKGFKTQLVIYGQDVDGEMDKLLRLVNDLDLKDSVIFKGYTNNPKEVFSKSKASLLTSEFEGFALTIMESINNGCPTISYNIKYGPSELIDNYKNGILVDKNNIEELANAMEYISSHGFNDVRLSNKFSTENAKENYSNLLNELKN
- a CDS encoding phospho-sugar mutase is translated as MKALWENRISDSLVESFYKEQTEEEINEGFQDSLSFGTAGIRSTFGIGPGRLNKFTIQRFALGLANYLKNISDNPTIVIHFDTRHLSKAFAIEIAKVLGTNGIKVILPEEFKSTPELSFAVRYLNTTAGIMITASHNPKNYNGIKVYGSDGGQLLTAPSLELSEYIENIKDPLNIESKEFNQLVKEGYIISFDNDVTYSYKKSVAELVGQFETNHSKTILTSLHGTSLPLISNILNDLSYSNYVVEALQSMPDGNFPTVEIANPELEDTFELGKKLADKVSANLIIATDPDADRLGIVERYEDGSTRYFNGNEIGLLLLKLRNDELTSTKKKYMIKSVVTGALSEQLAHSLNIEVVNVLTGFKYISEQLKDMNKTDSQLVLAFEESHGYLLEDFSRDKDAIQTACLLIKYKEKLFNESKTFQSELNGIYQELGTYQDRTLSPTFQGVTGREKINKIMTEFNNLSTIDLQPLTPLYIENYIKQEKTKVKTGKQEKLKLPKTELIKFIFEEGFIAVRPSGTEPKMKLYFSLKVENLNEVIEAFTKKFRIE